A genomic stretch from Telopea speciosissima isolate NSW1024214 ecotype Mountain lineage chromosome 7, Tspe_v1, whole genome shotgun sequence includes:
- the LOC122669353 gene encoding probable cysteine desulfurase — protein sequence MGVTKADPPETKFSWLRSQLIGQNVEFDTPFGKRILTYADHTASGRGLRYIENFIVNNVLPFYGNTHTSDSYVGHKTSEMVKEASRYIKCCLGAGPDDALLFCGSGTTAAIKRLQEVMGITVPSILRDRVVKSLRSEERWLVFVGPYEHHSNLLSWRSSLAEMIEIGFDDEGLVDIRALRLQLEVYKDSNRFMLGSFSACSNVTGIYSETRAIARLLHEFGAFACFDFAASGPYIEMDMRSGELEGYDAIFLSPHKFLGGPGTPGILLMNKALYKLGSSAPSTSGGGTVNFVNGFSDEHTLYCEDVEEREDAGTPPIIQKIRTAMVFWVKEFIGCEVIEKQEHVYIRAALKRLLPNPNIWVLGNTSSPRQAIVSFLIFSTTNSPSYDMRNDDEDGVYNHTNKDGRGLYMWAESGNKRDKPLHSPFVAKLLNDLFGIQARAGCACAAPYGHHLLGVDETRSLAFRSAIQLGYTGVKPGWTRVSFPYYMSTEEFEFILAALEFIATYGQRFLPLYKFNWKTGNWTFKSSAFMENLLGEDYTIDLISILSLSEAKPGMQNKNSNSTGSRDGGSSYGDKKTIEVISKYASYLETAKYVASFLPKFPPQRKVPKEIDPSLAHFRV from the exons ATGGGAGTGACCAAGGCCGATCCTCCGGAGACCAAATTCTCATGGTTACGATCACAATTGATAGGACAAAATGTCGAATTCGATACTCCATTTGGAAAACGAATTCTCACCTATGCCGACCATACCGCCTCCGGCAGAGGCCTTCGCTACATCGAAAACTTCATTGTCAATAACGTTCTTCCTTTCTAtg GGAACACACATACAAGTGACAGCTACGTGGGTCACAAGACGAGCGAGATGGTGAAGGAGGCCAGCAGATACATCAAGTGTTGCTTAGGCGCAGGACCGGACGATGCACTCCTATTCTGTGGCTCTGGCACCACTGCGGCAATCAAGCGTCTCCAAGAGGTGATGGGAATCACAGTGCCTTCAATTTTGAGAGATAGGGTAGTCAAGAGCTTGAGGAGTGAGGAGAGATGGTTGGTCTTTGTTGGACCCTATGAGCACCATTCCAACCTACTTTCATGGCGCAGTAGCTTAGCAGAGATGATAGAGATTGGCTTTGACGATGAGGGATTGGTAGACATCCGAGCTCTGAGGTTGCAACTTGAGGTTTACAAGGATTCCAACCGTTTTATGTTGGGTTCATTCTCAGCCTGTAGCAATGTGACTGGAATTTACTCTGAAACACGTGCCATTGCCCGTCTTCTTCATGAATTTGGTGCTTTTGCTTGCTTTGACTTCGCAGCAAG TGGTCCTTACATAGAGATGGACATGAGATCGGGAGAGCTAGAAGGGTATGATGCCATTTTTCTGAGCCCACATAAGTTCCTAGGTGGGCCCGGAACACCCGGCATCCTTCTTATGAACAAAGCCTTGTATAAGTTGGGATCTTCTGCTCCTTCTACTTCTGGAGGTGGAACTGTTAATTTTGTCAATGGCTTCAGTGATGAG CACACGTTGTATTGTGAAGATGTGGAAGAGAGGGAGGATGCAGGAACTCCACCGATCATCCAGAAGATAAGAACAGCAATGGTTTTCTGGGTAAAGGAATTCATTGGTTGCGAGGTAATTGAAAAACAAGAACATGTGTACATAAGGGCAGCCCTGAAAAGACTCCTACCAAACCCAAACATATGGGTGTTAGGGAATACGAGTTCACCCAGACAAGCTATCGTCTCTTTCTTGATTTTCTCCACAACCAATTCTCCCTCTTACGATATGAgaaatgatgatgaagatggagTTTATAATCATACTAATAAAGATGGAAGAGGCCTTTATATGTGGGCAGAATCGGGCAACAAGAGAGACAAACCTCTCCACAGCCCTTTCGTGGCAAAGCTCCTCAACGACCTCTTCGGCATCCAAGCTCGAGCAGGTTGCGCTTGTGCTGCACCTTACGGTCACCATTTACTTGGCGTGGACGAAACTCGCTCACTTGCCTTTCGCTCTGCAATCCAACTG GGCTACACTGGAGTGAAACCTGGATGGACTAGAGTTAGCTTCCCCTACTACATGTCAACAGAGGAGTTTGAGTTCATTCTAGCTGCACTCGAATTCATTGCAACCTATGGTCAGCGCTTCCTACCTCTCTATAAATTCAACTGGAAAACTGGAAACTGGACTTTCAAATCAAGTGCTTTCATGGAGAATCTTCTCGGGGAAGATTATACGATAGACTTGATCAGTATTTTGTCACTAAGCGAAGCCAAGCCTGGGATGCAAAATAAGAACAGTAATAGTACTGGATCAAGGGATGGAGGAAGCAGTTATGGTGATAAGAAGACAATTGAGGTGATTAGTAAATATGCCTCCTACTTAGAGACTGCAAAGTATGTGGCGAGTTTCCTCCCAAAGTTCCCTCCCCAGCGTAAGGTTCCTAAGGAAATTGACCCTAGTCTTGCGCATTTTAGGGTGTAA
- the LOC122667052 gene encoding ABC transporter G family member 1-like isoform X1 — MNGNGVYLTWEDVWVRVSNGKGGTRAILQGLTGYAQPGELLAIMGPSGCGKSTLLDTLAGRLGSNTRQSAGEVLVNGRKQMLAFGTSAYVTQDDTLMTTLTVREAVYYSAQLQLPDSMSKSEKKERAETSIREMGLQDAMNTRIGGWSVKGLSGGQKRRVSICIEILTRPKLLFLDEPTSGLDSAASFHVMNRIAKLVRHDGRTVIASIHQPSTEVFGLFDNLCLLSYGATVFFGPASQTNEFFVLNGFPCPTLMNPSDHFLRTINKDFEQDIEQGHGAKTLTTEEAIKVLVDSYKTSETYQQVQRWVSQLRNREGAVVKKGSQAGFLTQSLVLTRRSCVNMFRDLGYYWLRFAIYIALCLCVGTIYYDIGHTYGSIQARGSMLMFVAAFLTFMAIGGFPSFVEDMKIFQRERLNGHYGVGAFVIGNTLSSIPYLIINSLIPGAIAYYLVGLQGGIEHFVFFALVLFMCIMLVESLMMIVASIVPDFLMGIITGAGIQGVMMLNGGFFRLPDDLPKPVWKYPMYYIAFHKYANQGFYKNEFEGLTFPNNQAGGSSSIITGDQILRNIWQVEMGYSKWVDFAILFGMVLLYRFMFFGIIKTIEKVKPIIRGCQAVPPKETTHLVVDSSKERERERERNKVVIKCCSFNL, encoded by the exons ATGAATGGAAATGGTGTCTACTTGACATGGGAGGATGTGTGGGTGAGGGTTTCCAATGGGAAAGGTGGAACACGAGCAATCCTGCAGGGGCTCACCGGATACGCTCAACCGGGTGAGCTCTTGGCCATCATGGGTCCTTCTGGTTGCGGCAAGTCCACCCTTCTCGATACCTTGGCAG GGCGTCTTGGTTCAAACACAAGGCAATCAGCAGGAGAGGTGCTTGTCAATGGCCGCAAACAAATGCTGGCGTTTGGCACTTCG GCGTACGTGACTCAAGACGATACACTAATGACCACATTAACGGTGAGAGAGGCCGTATACTACTCAGCCCAGCTGCAACTGCCCGATTCGATGTCAAAATctgagaagaaggagagagcaGAGACGAGCATTAGGGAGATGGGCTTGCAAGATGCCATGAATACCAGGATAGGAGGGTGGAGTGTGAAAGGACTTAGCGGTGGCCAAAAGAGGAGAGTGAGCATTTGCATAGAGATCTTGACTCGCCCCAAGCTTCTCTTCCTCGACGAACCCACGAGCGGCCTTGACAGTGCCGCATCGTTCCATGTCATGAATCGAATCGCCAAACTCGTACGGCACGATGGAAGGACTGTAATCGCTTCCATCCATCAGCCCAGCACTGAAGTGTTTGGGCTTTTCGACAATCTCTGTCTTCTCTCCTATGGAGCAACGGTTTTCTTCGGTCCTGCTTCTCAAACCAATGAg TTCTTCGTTCTAAATGGATTCCCATGTCCAACTTTGATGAACCCATCAGATCACTTCCTCAGAACAATCAACAAAGACTTTGAGCAG GATATCGAACAAGGTCATGGTGCCAAGACTCTAACCACAGAGGAAGCCATTAAAGTCCTTGTGGATTCATATAAGACATCTGAAACATACCAGCAAGTTCAGAGATGGGTGTCTCAGTTACGCAACAGG gaAGGAGCAGTGGTGAAGAAGGGGAGCCAAGCAGGATTCCTTACTCAGTCCCTTGTTCTCACAAGAAGATCCTGTGTGAATATGTTTCGTGATCTAGGATACTACTGGTTGCGGTTTGCCATCTACATTGCACTCTGCTTATGTGTGGGCACAATCTATTATGATATTGGTCACACTTATGGATCAATTCAG GCAAGAGGTTCAATGCTCATGTTTGTAGCTGCATTCTTAACATTTATGGCTATTGGTGgattcccttcttttgttgaaGACATGAAG ATCTTCCAAAGGGAGAGATTAAATGGGCACTATGGTGTGGGTGCATTTGTTATTGGCAATACACTTTCTTCCATTCCTTACTTGATTATAAATTCTCTGATCCCCGGGGCAATTGCTTATTATCTTGTGGGTCTTCAAGGAGGAATTGAACACTTCGTCTTCTTTGCGTTGGTGCTTTTCATGTGCATAATGTTGGTAGAGAGTTTAATGATGATCGTTGCGAGTATCGTACCCGATTTCCTAATGGGAATTATTACTGGAGCTGGGATTCAAGGAGTGATGATGTTGAATGGTGGATTCTTTAGGTTGCCGGATGATCTCCCTAAACCTGTTTGGAAGTATCCCATGTACTACATCGCCTTCCATAAGTATGCCAACCAAGGATTCTACAAGAATGAGTTTGAAGGGTTAACATTTCCTAATAACCAAGCAGGAGGATCATCCAGCATCATCACTGGAGATCAAATTTTGAGAAATATATGGCAAGTGGAGATGGGGTATTCTAAGTGGGTTGATTTTGCAATCTTGTTTGGTATGGTGCTTCTGTATCGTTTCATGTTCTTTGGTATTATAAAGACCATTGAAAAGGTTAAGCCAATTATAAGAGGTTGTCAGGCTGTCCCTCCTAAGGAAACAACCCATCTCGTTGTGGATTCCTCAAA agagagagagagagagagagagagaaacaaagttGTAATCAAATGTTGCTCTTTTAATTTGTAA
- the LOC122667052 gene encoding ABC transporter G family member 1-like isoform X2, whose protein sequence is MNGNGVYLTWEDVWVRVSNGKGGTRAILQGLTGYAQPGELLAIMGPSGCGKSTLLDTLAGRLGSNTRQSAGEVLVNGRKQMLAFGTSAYVTQDDTLMTTLTVREAVYYSAQLQLPDSMSKSEKKERAETSIREMGLQDAMNTRIGGWSVKGLSGGQKRRVSICIEILTRPKLLFLDEPTSGLDSAASFHVMNRIAKLVRHDGRTVIASIHQPSTEVFGLFDNLCLLSYGATVFFGPASQTNEFFVLNGFPCPTLMNPSDHFLRTINKDFEQDIEQGHGAKTLTTEEAIKVLVDSYKTSETYQQVQRWVSQLRNREGAVVKKGSQAGFLTQSLVLTRRSCVNMFRDLGYYWLRFAIYIALCLCVGTIYYDIGHTYGSIQARGSMLMFVAAFLTFMAIGGFPSFVEDMKIFQRERLNGHYGVGAFVIGNTLSSIPYLIINSLIPGAIAYYLVGLQGGIEHFVFFALVLFMCIMLVESLMMIVASIVPDFLMGIITGAGIQGVMMLNGGFFRLPDDLPKPVWKYPMYYIAFHKYANQGFYKNEFEGLTFPNNQAGGSSSIITGDQILRNIWQVEMGYSKWVDFAILFGMVLLYRFMFFGIIKTIEKVKPIIRGCQAVPPKETTHLVVDSSKEREREKQSCNQMLLF, encoded by the exons ATGAATGGAAATGGTGTCTACTTGACATGGGAGGATGTGTGGGTGAGGGTTTCCAATGGGAAAGGTGGAACACGAGCAATCCTGCAGGGGCTCACCGGATACGCTCAACCGGGTGAGCTCTTGGCCATCATGGGTCCTTCTGGTTGCGGCAAGTCCACCCTTCTCGATACCTTGGCAG GGCGTCTTGGTTCAAACACAAGGCAATCAGCAGGAGAGGTGCTTGTCAATGGCCGCAAACAAATGCTGGCGTTTGGCACTTCG GCGTACGTGACTCAAGACGATACACTAATGACCACATTAACGGTGAGAGAGGCCGTATACTACTCAGCCCAGCTGCAACTGCCCGATTCGATGTCAAAATctgagaagaaggagagagcaGAGACGAGCATTAGGGAGATGGGCTTGCAAGATGCCATGAATACCAGGATAGGAGGGTGGAGTGTGAAAGGACTTAGCGGTGGCCAAAAGAGGAGAGTGAGCATTTGCATAGAGATCTTGACTCGCCCCAAGCTTCTCTTCCTCGACGAACCCACGAGCGGCCTTGACAGTGCCGCATCGTTCCATGTCATGAATCGAATCGCCAAACTCGTACGGCACGATGGAAGGACTGTAATCGCTTCCATCCATCAGCCCAGCACTGAAGTGTTTGGGCTTTTCGACAATCTCTGTCTTCTCTCCTATGGAGCAACGGTTTTCTTCGGTCCTGCTTCTCAAACCAATGAg TTCTTCGTTCTAAATGGATTCCCATGTCCAACTTTGATGAACCCATCAGATCACTTCCTCAGAACAATCAACAAAGACTTTGAGCAG GATATCGAACAAGGTCATGGTGCCAAGACTCTAACCACAGAGGAAGCCATTAAAGTCCTTGTGGATTCATATAAGACATCTGAAACATACCAGCAAGTTCAGAGATGGGTGTCTCAGTTACGCAACAGG gaAGGAGCAGTGGTGAAGAAGGGGAGCCAAGCAGGATTCCTTACTCAGTCCCTTGTTCTCACAAGAAGATCCTGTGTGAATATGTTTCGTGATCTAGGATACTACTGGTTGCGGTTTGCCATCTACATTGCACTCTGCTTATGTGTGGGCACAATCTATTATGATATTGGTCACACTTATGGATCAATTCAG GCAAGAGGTTCAATGCTCATGTTTGTAGCTGCATTCTTAACATTTATGGCTATTGGTGgattcccttcttttgttgaaGACATGAAG ATCTTCCAAAGGGAGAGATTAAATGGGCACTATGGTGTGGGTGCATTTGTTATTGGCAATACACTTTCTTCCATTCCTTACTTGATTATAAATTCTCTGATCCCCGGGGCAATTGCTTATTATCTTGTGGGTCTTCAAGGAGGAATTGAACACTTCGTCTTCTTTGCGTTGGTGCTTTTCATGTGCATAATGTTGGTAGAGAGTTTAATGATGATCGTTGCGAGTATCGTACCCGATTTCCTAATGGGAATTATTACTGGAGCTGGGATTCAAGGAGTGATGATGTTGAATGGTGGATTCTTTAGGTTGCCGGATGATCTCCCTAAACCTGTTTGGAAGTATCCCATGTACTACATCGCCTTCCATAAGTATGCCAACCAAGGATTCTACAAGAATGAGTTTGAAGGGTTAACATTTCCTAATAACCAAGCAGGAGGATCATCCAGCATCATCACTGGAGATCAAATTTTGAGAAATATATGGCAAGTGGAGATGGGGTATTCTAAGTGGGTTGATTTTGCAATCTTGTTTGGTATGGTGCTTCTGTATCGTTTCATGTTCTTTGGTATTATAAAGACCATTGAAAAGGTTAAGCCAATTATAAGAGGTTGTCAGGCTGTCCCTCCTAAGGAAACAACCCATCTCGTTGTGGATTCCTCAAA agagagagagagagagaaacaaagttGTAATCAAATGTTGCTCTTTTAA
- the LOC122667275 gene encoding probable cysteine desulfurase translates to MDVTNKTDPPQTKLAWLRSQVIGESVEFDTPFGKRRLTYADHTASGRGLRYIEDFIINNVLPFYGNTHTSDSYVGHKTSKMVKEATRYIKSCLGAGSNDALLFCGSGTTAAIKRLQEVMGITVPCTMRDRLIQRLRIEERWVVFVGPYEHHSNLLSWRNSLAEVIEIGLDDNGLLDMEALKHQLKFYKDANRPMLGSFSACSNVTGIYSDTTTIARLLHQHGAFACFDFAASGPYVEINMRSGELEGYDAIFLSLHKFLGGPGTPGILLMNKALYKLTSFAAPSTPGGGTVDFVNGFSEKHTLYYEDVEEREDAGTPPIVQKIRAALAFWVKDFIGYDVIEKQEQVYISEALNRLLPNPNIWVLGNTRAPRLAILSFLIFSTTNSSSSYDHHLNTERADPSLYMWAETGNKRDKPLHGPFVAKLLNDLFGIQARAGCACAAPYGHHLLGVDEARSLAFRSAIQKGYAGVKPGWTRVSFPYYMSSEEFEFILVALEFIALYGQLFLPLYSFNWKTGNWSFKSREFMENILGEEEDYNPINLNVSSDLSSSLLEQNPTKPAAGMKINSTYLETAKYVANFLPNFPPQRRVPKDIDPTLAHFRV, encoded by the exons ATGGATGTTACCAATAAGACGGATCCCCCACAGACCAAACTCGCATGGTTGCGCTCACAGGTGATCGGAGAAAGTGTCGAATTCGATACCCCATTTGGAAAACGCCGCCTCACCTATGCGGATCATACTGCCTCCGGCAGAGGCCTTCGCTATATTGAAGACTTCATTATCAATAATGTTCTTCCTTTCTATG GGAACACACATACAAGTGACAGCTACGTGGGTCACAAGACCAGCAAGATGGTGAAGGAGGCCACCAGGTACATCAAGAGTTGCCTTGGTGCAGGATCAAATGATGCACTCCTATTCTGTGGCTCTGGCACCACTGCAGCTATCAAGCGCCTTCAAGAGGTGATGGGAATCACGGTGCCTTGTACCATGAGAGATAGGTTAATCCAAAggctgaggattgaggagagaTGGGTTGTGTTTGTTGGGCCATACGAGCACCACTCCAATCTCCTTTCATGGCGGAATAGCCTGGCTGAGGTGATCGAGATTGGGCTTGACGATAACGGATTGCTAGATATGGAAGCTCTGAAGCACCAACTCAAATTTTACAAGGATGCCAATCGTCCTATGTTGGGTTCATTCTCAGCTTGTAGCAATGTTACTGGAATCTACTCTGACACAACTACGATTGCCCGCCTTCTTCACCAACATGGAGCTTTTGCTTGTTTCGATTTCGCTGCAAG TGGTCCTTATGTGGAGATCAACATGCGATCAGGTGAGTTGGAGGGGTATGATGCCATTTTTTTGAGCCTACATAAGTTCCTCGGCGGGCCTGGAACCCCTGGCATCCTTTTGATGAACAAGGCCTTGTACAAGTTGACATCTTTTGCCGCCCCTTCTACTCCTGGAGGTGGAACTGTTGATTTTGTCAATGGTTTCAGTGAAAAG CACACGTTGTACTATGAAGATGTAGAAGAGAGGGAAGACGCCGGAACTCCACCTATAGTGCAGAAGATAAGAGCTGCACTTGCTTTCTGGGTGAAGGACTTCATCGGTTACGATGTGATCGAAAAGCAGGAACAAGTCTACATAAGTGAAGCCCTCAACAGACTTCTTCCCAATCCCAACATATGGGTTTTAGGGAATACAAGGGCACCTCGACTAGCCATCCTCTCTTTCCTTATTTTCTCCACCACAAATTCTTCCTCCTCCTATGACCACCACTTAAACACTGAAAGAGCTGATCCAAGTCTTTATATGTGGGCAGAGACGGGTAACAAGAGAGACAAGCCTCTCCATGGTCCATTTGTGGCAAAGCTCCTGAATGACCTCTTTGGCATCCAAGCTCGAGCTGGTTGCGCTTGTGCAGCACCCTATGGTCACCATTTACTTGGCGTCGATGAGGCTCGTTCACTAGCCTTCCGATCTGCCATCCAAAAG GGCTACGCAGGTGTGAAACCAGGATGGACCAGAGTTAGCTTCCCCTATTACATGTCAAGTGAAGAGTTTGAGTTCATCCTAGTTGCATTGGAGTTCATTGCGCTATACGGTCAGCTCTTCCTACCACTATACAGCTTCAATTGGAAAACAGGAAATTGGAGCTTCAAGTCAAGAGAATTCATGGAGAATATACTAGGGGAGGAGGAGGACTACAACCCTATAAATCTCAATGTGAGTAGTGATTTGTCATCATCACTACTGGAGCAGAATCCTACTAAGCCTGCAGCTGGGATGAAAATCAATAGCA CATACTTAGAAACTGCTAAGTATGTGGCCAACTTCCTCCCCAACTTCCCTCCCCAACGTAGGGTTCCAAAAGATATAGATCCAACCCTCGCACATTTTAGGGTATAG